Proteins from a single region of Roseburia sp. 831b:
- a CDS encoding bifunctional diguanylate cyclase/phosphodiesterase, with the protein MRENLNQNSMLDVAAYQDFVESLPIGTLVYTITDGKVDILAINDRLLDFANQVHNYVETRDEAKWSKETLYKAFSANLYAFSTDEDVPIVKELVEEAVKTGYSQRVFRLRGTSGENTKWMNALCSCRDLDEHTKIYFTLFMDNTSQVLYEKQLLDKQKELEIISKYDPLTGLYNRYSYNNYLEKNKFVMKYQTGFLFADINGLKAANDEFGHLFGDSLIVSFAEMLRNHFKQEEIYRISGDEFVVIRENVEVTDFEETVKEFMREVDENHTASVGYKWETTVLDLKQAIYQTEQLMIIQKQRYYIESSNLESKHRPRILKELLEEMEKGAFVVYLQPKAAMNSTEVIGAEALIRKIGKDGRVVPPFEFVPILEKEMLISKVDFFVLEEVCKLLQKWDEQGRRKIKISVNMSRVSLAETNFLDHILKICDKYQADRACIEFEITESTDTKDNRKMLEIVSTLSELGFGVSLDDMGSEYSSLKMVTMRGVDTVKIDRSLVLQIEEKEGAALIRYIIALCHEIGKKCIAEGVEDLKQAAILADMHCDYYQGYLLNRPVPVEEFEQYLEN; encoded by the coding sequence ATGAGGGAAAATTTGAATCAGAACAGTATGTTAGATGTAGCTGCATATCAGGATTTTGTCGAATCCCTGCCGATAGGAACGCTTGTGTATACAATAACGGACGGTAAGGTAGACATTCTTGCAATCAATGACAGATTATTAGATTTTGCCAATCAGGTGCACAATTACGTGGAGACAAGAGATGAGGCAAAATGGAGTAAAGAGACCTTATACAAGGCGTTTTCTGCCAATCTATACGCTTTTTCAACCGACGAGGATGTTCCGATTGTAAAAGAACTGGTGGAGGAAGCCGTAAAGACAGGATATTCCCAGAGAGTTTTTCGTTTAAGAGGGACATCCGGCGAGAATACAAAGTGGATGAATGCGCTGTGTTCCTGTCGGGACTTAGACGAACATACGAAGATTTACTTTACCTTATTTATGGATAATACAAGCCAGGTATTATATGAAAAACAGCTTTTAGACAAACAAAAAGAGTTGGAAATCATCAGTAAATATGACCCGTTAACCGGTCTTTACAACCGTTATTCATACAACAACTATCTGGAAAAAAATAAATTCGTCATGAAATATCAGACCGGTTTTTTATTTGCAGATATCAATGGATTAAAAGCAGCAAACGATGAATTTGGTCATCTGTTTGGGGACAGCCTGATCGTTTCTTTTGCAGAGATGCTGCGGAATCATTTTAAGCAGGAAGAGATTTATCGGATCAGTGGAGATGAGTTTGTGGTCATCCGTGAAAATGTCGAGGTGACAGACTTCGAGGAGACGGTAAAAGAATTCATGCGTGAGGTCGATGAGAATCACACCGCATCTGTTGGCTATAAATGGGAGACGACAGTACTTGACTTAAAGCAGGCAATCTATCAGACGGAACAGCTTATGATTATCCAAAAGCAGCGCTATTATATAGAAAGCAGTAACTTAGAGTCCAAGCACCGTCCAAGAATCTTAAAAGAATTATTGGAAGAGATGGAAAAAGGAGCGTTCGTGGTATATTTGCAGCCAAAAGCAGCTATGAACTCCACAGAGGTAATCGGGGCAGAGGCACTGATTCGAAAGATTGGAAAAGATGGCAGAGTAGTGCCACCGTTTGAATTTGTCCCGATTTTAGAAAAAGAGATGCTGATATCCAAGGTTGACTTTTTCGTATTAGAAGAAGTGTGCAAGCTTTTGCAAAAATGGGACGAGCAGGGAAGGCGAAAGATTAAGATATCGGTTAATATGTCGCGTGTCTCGCTAGCCGAGACAAACTTTTTAGACCATATTTTAAAGATTTGTGATAAGTATCAGGCAGACCGTGCATGCATTGAATTTGAGATTACAGAATCAACAGACACCAAGGATAACAGAAAGATGTTAGAGATTGTTTCTACGCTTTCAGAACTTGGCTTTGGTGTGTCACTGGATGATATGGGAAGTGAGTATTCTTCACTTAAAATGGTAACGATGCGCGGCGTTGACACTGTAAAAATTGACCGCAGCCTTGTGTTACAGATTGAGGAAAAGGAAGGTGCGGCACTGATTCGCTATATTATTGCCCTTTGTCATGAAATTGGCAAAAAATGTATTGCAGAAGGAGTCGAAGACCTAAAACAGGCGGCGATTCTTGCCGATATGCATTGTGACTACTATCAGGGCTACCTGTTAAACCGTCCGGTTCCGGTGGAAGAATTCGAGCAGTATCTGGAGAATTAA
- a CDS encoding SGNH/GDSL hydrolase family protein, which translates to MNYKVSEKNVKMYGRTLENGGVLWCALSGTGIGFTFQGTKAVLHFRGDDSTFGNETEGKARVAIFVNGEQTFDFMMKEEQKAVTVWESETVKEVTVEVVKISEAAMSTVGIEEIEADTVDGIHPLPDKKRKIEFIGDSITCGYGVDLEEPDTVFATDTEDVTKAYAYRAARLLDADYSMVSYSGYGVLSGYTDTDERCSHQLVPAYYEKVAFSYAHPFGTCKLEQQEWNFSRFCPDVIVVNLGTNDDSYCKDDAGRQQEFCNEYVKFLTKIRKHNKKAEIFCTVGVMGERIYPSVAAAVTEYMQKYDDMHIHVFPLKEQSEEDGRVTDNHPTARTHQKVAKAVARNIQTVMGW; encoded by the coding sequence ATGAATTACAAGGTTAGTGAAAAAAATGTAAAAATGTATGGACGTACATTGGAAAACGGGGGCGTTTTATGGTGTGCATTATCCGGTACCGGAATTGGGTTTACGTTTCAGGGAACAAAGGCAGTTCTTCATTTCAGAGGAGATGACAGTACGTTTGGAAACGAGACGGAGGGAAAAGCCAGAGTTGCGATTTTCGTCAACGGGGAACAAACGTTTGATTTCATGATGAAAGAGGAACAGAAAGCAGTTACTGTCTGGGAGAGTGAGACAGTAAAAGAGGTTACCGTTGAAGTCGTTAAGATTTCAGAGGCTGCAATGTCGACCGTTGGAATCGAAGAGATTGAGGCAGATACGGTCGATGGAATTCATCCATTACCGGATAAAAAGCGAAAAATAGAGTTTATTGGAGATTCCATTACCTGTGGATACGGCGTTGATTTAGAAGAGCCGGACACGGTGTTTGCAACCGATACCGAGGATGTGACGAAGGCGTATGCGTATCGGGCGGCAAGGCTTCTTGACGCAGATTACAGCATGGTTTCGTATAGCGGCTATGGGGTGTTGTCGGGCTATACTGACACAGACGAAAGATGCAGCCATCAGCTTGTACCGGCCTACTATGAAAAAGTGGCATTTTCCTATGCACATCCGTTTGGCACCTGTAAGCTTGAGCAACAGGAATGGAATTTTTCAAGGTTTTGTCCAGACGTCATTGTGGTTAATTTAGGAACCAATGATGACAGCTATTGCAAGGATGATGCGGGCAGACAGCAGGAGTTTTGCAACGAATACGTTAAATTTTTAACAAAGATAAGAAAACACAATAAGAAAGCTGAGATTTTTTGCACCGTCGGTGTGATGGGGGAACGCATTTACCCATCGGTAGCGGCCGCGGTAACAGAATATATGCAAAAATACGACGATATGCACATTCATGTATTCCCATTAAAGGAACAAAGTGAGGAAGACGGAAGAGTGACGGATAATCATCCGACAGCCCGTACGCATCAGAAGGTGGCAAAAGCTGTCGCACGCAACATCCAGACCGTGATGGGCTGGTAA